In the genome of Carnobacterium viridans, one region contains:
- a CDS encoding ABC transporter ATP-binding protein: MSSIKWVSQYIQSNKVKALVGIVMVVIVAVLNIVSPLIGGEIVDRVIVDAQSNLLVPLLALMVGATVLRTVLRYVYQIMFEQIGQDAIYQMREALYKKLQELDFAFFNNTRVGDIMARMSGDTDAIRHAISWLSYNVLDNLLLLVSAIIVMGFIEWRLMLALLIVTPFIGILTVLLSGKANAVYYEIRESFSRLNSMVEENVSGNKVIKAFAREDYEKEKFDQYNEDYKQRNMDSANVTRTYLPPLETLAGLLSVITIGYGGFLVISGSMSLGDLVAFNGFIWMLNLPMRNVGWYVNDLQRFIASSYKIREMLAAKPMIPIEEKESAETIQGIVEFQDVSFSFADDPETLVLSHISLKAKPGMTIGILGETGSGKSTLVNLISRFFDPTEGRVLIDGIDAKKWNVRELRSHIAIVMQDVFLFSDSIQQNISFGTPGADLERVQKSARVADADPFIQGMPEKYNTYLGERGSGLSGGQRQRISLARGLMKDPSILILDDTTSAVDMETEVKIQQGLGEIMKEKTTFIIANRISSVKSADEIIILSKGEIIERGNHASLLDKKGYYYRIYQKQLGQSDEEEVETNGAD, encoded by the coding sequence ATGAGTAGTATTAAGTGGGTTTCACAGTACATCCAATCAAATAAGGTAAAAGCTTTAGTGGGAATAGTTATGGTGGTCATTGTCGCGGTACTAAACATTGTTTCCCCATTGATTGGGGGAGAAATTGTCGATCGAGTCATTGTGGATGCACAAAGCAATCTTTTAGTTCCGTTGTTAGCCTTAATGGTCGGCGCAACAGTGTTGCGGACAGTATTAAGGTATGTGTATCAGATTATGTTTGAACAGATAGGGCAAGACGCTATCTACCAAATGAGAGAAGCCTTGTATAAAAAACTTCAAGAACTTGATTTTGCTTTTTTCAATAATACACGCGTAGGAGATATTATGGCTCGGATGTCTGGAGATACGGATGCCATTCGTCATGCCATTTCATGGTTGTCTTATAATGTTCTAGACAATCTTTTGTTGTTGGTCTCAGCAATCATAGTAATGGGATTCATAGAATGGCGATTAATGCTGGCATTATTAATTGTTACACCTTTTATAGGGATACTAACGGTTCTGTTGTCAGGAAAAGCCAACGCTGTTTACTATGAAATTCGAGAAAGTTTTTCGAGATTAAATTCAATGGTTGAAGAGAATGTTAGTGGAAATAAAGTGATTAAAGCTTTTGCAAGAGAAGATTATGAGAAAGAAAAATTTGATCAATATAACGAAGACTATAAACAACGAAATATGGATTCTGCTAATGTAACAAGAACCTATTTACCACCATTAGAAACACTTGCAGGTCTTTTATCAGTCATTACGATAGGATATGGTGGATTTTTAGTCATCAGTGGGTCTATGAGTTTGGGTGATTTGGTTGCGTTTAATGGTTTTATATGGATGCTAAATTTACCAATGCGTAATGTTGGTTGGTATGTGAATGACTTGCAACGGTTCATTGCTTCTTCTTATAAAATCCGTGAAATGTTAGCAGCTAAGCCGATGATTCCTATTGAAGAAAAGGAATCTGCTGAAACCATTCAAGGTATTGTTGAATTTCAAGATGTTTCATTTTCTTTTGCGGATGATCCTGAAACCCTTGTTTTGAGCCATATTTCATTAAAAGCTAAGCCAGGTATGACTATTGGGATTCTAGGAGAGACAGGTTCGGGTAAATCAACTTTGGTTAACCTTATCTCACGTTTCTTTGACCCTACTGAGGGAAGAGTATTGATTGATGGAATAGATGCAAAAAAATGGAATGTTAGAGAGTTGAGAAGTCACATTGCAATTGTTATGCAAGATGTCTTCCTATTCTCCGATTCGATTCAACAAAATATTTCATTTGGAACTCCTGGAGCAGATCTCGAGCGTGTTCAAAAAAGTGCACGAGTAGCAGATGCTGATCCATTTATCCAGGGTATGCCTGAAAAGTATAATACGTATTTAGGAGAACGCGGTAGTGGATTATCTGGAGGACAACGGCAGAGAATATCTTTAGCACGAGGGCTGATGAAGGACCCGTCTATTTTAATTTTAGATGATACAACTTCTGCTGTAGATATGGAAACAGAAGTAAAAATCCAACAGGGATTAGGCGAGATAATGAAGGAGAAAACAACTTTCATTATTGCTAATCGAATATCCTCTGTAAAATCTGCTGATGAAATTATCATCTTATCTAAAGGAGAAATCATCGAAAGAGGAAATCATGCTTCTCTACTAGATAAAAAAGGCTATTACTATAGAATTTATCAGAAACAATTAGGGCAATCTGATGAAGAGGAGGTAGAAACAAATGGAGCAGACTGA